The Oncorhynchus mykiss isolate Arlee chromosome 20, USDA_OmykA_1.1, whole genome shotgun sequence genome includes a region encoding these proteins:
- the LOC110499149 gene encoding BTB/POZ domain-containing protein KCTD5: MAELHVVEQSVTATIEQTEHRDVRGSVRLAASPTLMVSPRSSLPTSPGVSSTSRAVFGFPMKSNLSSPSEQAEKPESRWVCLNVGGTYFVTTKQTLCRDPKSFLYRLCQEDPDLDSDKDETGAYLIDRDPTYFGPILNYLRHGKLIMDKNLAEEGVLEEAEFYNIASLVRLVKERIRDNENRTSQGPVKHVYRVLQCQEEELTQMVSTMSDGWKFEQLISIGSSYNYGNEDQAEFLCVVSRELNNSTNGIVIEPTEKAKILQERGSRM; the protein is encoded by the exons ATGGCCGAATTGCATGTTGTGGAGCAGAGTGTTACTGCCACAATAGAACAAACCGAGCACCGTGATGTCCGAGGCTCTGTTCGGCTGGCTGCTTCGCCCACTCTCATGGTTTCACCGCGGAGTAGCTTGCCTACCAGTCCTGGGGTGTCGAGTACTAGTAGAGCGGTGTTTGGGTTCCCAATGAAGAGCAACCTCAGTTCCCCATCGGAGCAAGCCGAGAAGCCAGAATCCCGCTGGGTTTGCCTAAATGTCGGTGGAACCTATTTTGTCACAACCAAACAGACATTGTGCAGGGACCCCAAATCGTTCCTGTACCGATTGTGTCAAGAAGATCCGGATTTGGACTCTGACAAG GATGAGACGGGTGCTTACCTAATCGACAGGGACCCCACATACTTTGGCCCCATTCTGAATTACCTGCGGCATGGGAAACTGATCATGGACAAGAACCTGGCAGAGGAAG GTGTCCTTGAGGAGGCAGAGTTCTACAATATTGCATCACTAGTAAGGCTGGTCAAGGAGAGGATACGGGACAACGAGAACAGGACATCTCAG GGCCCAGTGAAGCATGTGTACCGGGTGCTGCAGTGCCAAGAGGAGGAACTCACCCAGATGGTGTCCACAATGTCAGATGGCTGGAAGTTTGAGCAG CTCATAAGCATCGGCTCGTCCTATAACTATGGCAATGAGGACCAGGCTGAATTCCTGTGTGTGGTTTCCCGGGAGCTCAACAACTCCACTAACGGCATTGTTATCGAGCCCACTGAGAAGGCCAAG ATCCTCCAGGAGAGAGGTTCACGGATGTAA